The following proteins come from a genomic window of Paramicrobacterium humi:
- a CDS encoding type II toxin-antitoxin system PemK/MazF family toxin, with protein sequence MTTLFIAVPVTTVNRGWPNHVLLKGELGPDRASWAMTEQPRTLNRDRVTAAAGFVTPECLDSVTMWLSDFLDLRP encoded by the coding sequence GTGACGACGCTCTTCATCGCGGTACCCGTGACGACGGTGAACAGAGGCTGGCCCAACCATGTGCTGCTCAAGGGGGAACTCGGGCCCGACCGAGCATCCTGGGCGATGACGGAACAGCCGCGCACGCTGAACCGAGACCGGGTCACCGCCGCTGCCGGCTTCGTCACGCCGGAATGCCTCGATTCCGTCACGATGTGGCTCTCGGACTTCCTCGACCTGCGACCATAG
- a CDS encoding TIGR02611 family protein, translated as MAFESEISADIVRGESSSHPLHRMLRQLRARLDGYPRLRRGYRIALAVFGILIVLTGFVLVPLPGPGWLIVFLGLAVLGTEFRWARRLSGWLKRMLARFWEWQKQRRAARRAARA; from the coding sequence ATGGCGTTCGAGTCCGAGATCAGCGCAGACATCGTGCGCGGCGAGAGCAGCAGCCATCCCCTTCATCGGATGCTGCGACAGCTGCGCGCTCGCCTCGACGGCTACCCGCGACTGCGTCGCGGCTACCGCATAGCGCTCGCTGTGTTCGGCATCCTCATCGTTCTGACGGGATTCGTCCTCGTTCCGCTCCCGGGGCCGGGCTGGCTCATCGTGTTCCTCGGACTCGCCGTCCTCGGCACCGAGTTCCGCTGGGCACGTCGACTCTCCGGCTGGCTGAAGCGCATGCTGGCCCGATTCTGGGAGTGGCAGAAGCAGCGTCGCGCGGCCCGGCGCGCGGCACGCGCCTGA
- the coaA gene encoding type I pantothenate kinase, whose product MPLARATGAIPVHTTPFVEIDRARWAMLAPNMQSPLTNAEIVQLRGLGDRMDINEVAEVYLPLSRLLSLYVANAKRLHDSTQDFLGESTGRTPFVIAVAGSVAVGKSTVSRLLRELMARWPDTPRVELITTDGFLYPNAELERRGIMDRKGFPESYDRRALLRFITEVKSGAAEVRAPFYSHMQYDIVPDASIVVRRPDVLIVEGLNVLQPASTGQLSISDLFDFSVYVDARTSDIAHWYEERFMELKRGAFSNPNSYFNVFTELDDEQARVKARYYWDEVNAPNLVENIRPTRARAKLVLRKERDHTVSSVLLRKI is encoded by the coding sequence ATGCCCCTTGCGAGAGCCACAGGCGCAATTCCCGTACACACGACGCCGTTCGTCGAGATCGACCGCGCTCGGTGGGCGATGCTCGCCCCGAACATGCAGTCGCCGCTCACGAACGCGGAGATCGTCCAGCTGCGGGGCCTCGGCGACCGCATGGACATCAACGAGGTCGCCGAGGTCTATCTTCCGCTCAGCCGACTTCTGAGCCTCTACGTCGCGAACGCGAAGCGCCTGCACGATTCGACCCAGGACTTTCTCGGCGAGTCCACCGGCCGCACCCCCTTCGTCATCGCCGTCGCCGGTTCCGTCGCCGTCGGAAAGTCCACGGTGTCCCGCCTCCTGCGGGAGCTCATGGCACGCTGGCCCGACACCCCGCGCGTGGAGCTCATCACGACCGACGGCTTCCTCTACCCCAACGCCGAGCTCGAGCGCCGCGGCATCATGGACCGCAAGGGCTTCCCCGAGTCCTACGACCGGCGCGCGCTGCTGCGTTTCATCACCGAGGTGAAGTCGGGCGCCGCGGAAGTGCGCGCTCCGTTCTACTCGCACATGCAGTACGACATCGTGCCCGATGCGAGCATCGTCGTGCGCCGGCCGGACGTTCTCATCGTCGAGGGTCTCAACGTGCTGCAGCCCGCGTCGACGGGCCAGCTCTCGATCAGCGACCTGTTCGACTTCAGCGTCTACGTCGACGCGCGCACGAGCGATATCGCGCACTGGTACGAGGAGCGCTTCATGGAGCTCAAGCGCGGCGCCTTCTCGAACCCGAACTCGTACTTCAACGTCTTCACCGAGCTCGACGACGAGCAGGCCAGGGTGAAGGCGCGCTATTACTGGGACGAAGTCAACGCGCCGAACCTCGTCGAGAACATCCGTCCGACGCGCGCTCGCGCGAAGCTCGTGCTGCGCAAGGAGCGCGATCACACGGTCAGCTCCGTGCTGCTCCGCAAGATCTGA
- the alr gene encoding alanine racemase, with product MTLFREAVVDLGAIAENYRVLRERVGVPALAVVKADAYGHGAVPVAKTLEAAGADALGTADLDEALALRAAGIAAPILCWLHGPDTDFAPAVANRIEVAVSSVEQLERLARAARAAAASDVPVHVKIDTGLSRNGLAPELATELFARAAALESERVLRVRGLMTHVSNTSPEDDRAALELFAQLTTAARDAGLDPELLHAAATAAALRIPDSRLTMVRLGIGLYGLTPFDDESSAELGIRPAMTLRAQVAAVRRVPAGAGVSYGYTHRTPRPTTLALIPLGYADGIPRQASGYATVAIGGVTCRNVGRIAMDQFVVDVGDADVRVGDEAVLFGDASAGVPSADDWAAAASTINYEIVTRIGDRVPRTWIGA from the coding sequence ATGACGCTGTTCCGCGAAGCCGTCGTCGACCTCGGCGCGATCGCCGAGAACTATCGCGTGCTGCGCGAGCGCGTCGGCGTGCCCGCGCTCGCCGTCGTGAAGGCCGACGCCTACGGTCACGGCGCCGTGCCGGTCGCGAAGACGCTCGAAGCGGCGGGCGCCGACGCGCTCGGCACGGCTGACCTCGACGAGGCGCTCGCCCTGCGGGCCGCCGGCATTGCCGCTCCCATCCTGTGCTGGCTGCACGGCCCGGACACCGACTTCGCACCAGCGGTCGCGAACCGCATCGAGGTCGCCGTCTCGAGCGTCGAGCAGCTCGAGCGCCTCGCACGCGCGGCCCGTGCGGCCGCGGCATCCGATGTTCCCGTGCACGTGAAGATCGACACGGGACTCAGCCGCAACGGACTCGCGCCCGAGCTCGCGACCGAGCTGTTCGCGCGCGCCGCCGCACTCGAGAGCGAGCGCGTGCTGCGCGTGCGCGGACTCATGACGCACGTGTCGAACACCTCGCCGGAAGACGACCGCGCGGCGCTCGAGCTGTTCGCGCAGCTCACCACTGCCGCGCGCGACGCGGGGCTCGACCCCGAGCTGCTGCACGCTGCCGCGACCGCTGCCGCGCTGCGCATCCCCGATTCCCGGCTCACGATGGTGCGCCTGGGCATCGGGCTCTACGGCCTCACGCCGTTCGACGACGAGTCGAGCGCCGAGCTCGGCATCCGCCCCGCCATGACCCTGCGCGCGCAGGTCGCGGCCGTGCGGCGGGTGCCCGCTGGCGCCGGCGTCTCCTACGGCTACACGCACCGCACGCCCCGGCCGACGACGCTCGCGCTCATCCCGCTCGGCTACGCCGACGGCATCCCGCGGCAGGCGTCCGGCTACGCGACGGTGGCGATCGGCGGCGTGACGTGTCGCAACGTCGGTCGCATCGCCATGGACCAGTTCGTCGTCGACGTCGGCGACGCCGACGTGCGGGTCGGCGACGAGGCCGTGCTGTTCGGCGACGCGAGCGCGGGCGTGCCCTCCGCCGACGACTGGGCGGCAGCGGCATCCACCATCAACTACGAGATCGTCACGCGCATCGGCGATCGCGTGCCGCGCACTTGGATCGGCGCATGA
- a CDS encoding alanine/glycine:cation symporter family protein, translating to MDLGGLQAAFEWLSGIIWGPYFLIPLLLGTGLYLTIRLGGLQFLKLGAALRLGILRRKDAGSEGDISQFQALTTALAATVGTGNIVGVATAIGIGGPGALFWMWVTGLLGMASKYSEAFLGVRFRGTDAAGEKSGGPQYYLERGIKGPLGKILGLSFAIFAVIACFGIGNMTQGNSIATNVESSFHVPTWVTGIILTVLALMVLVGGIKSIGKVTAGFVPIMIIFYVIGALYILIANIGEVPAAFAQIFTDAFTGTSAVGGFAGSAIIIAVQFGVARGIFSNESGMGSAAIAAAAAQTSHPVRQGLVSMTQTFIDTIIVVSCTGLVIITTGTWNEIDPNTGEQISAALMTGEAFSHGLPGEWGHWIVTIGLVMFAFSTILGWSYYGERNIERLLGRRAVMPFRIVFSLIVFIGCTVELGVVWAFSDMMNGLMALPNLIGLLILSGLIARETKHYLSHDPTLEATTEQVQEFMAGQPGWEDWKSRDVVGSSRTM from the coding sequence ATGGACTTAGGCGGACTTCAGGCAGCATTCGAGTGGCTGAGCGGAATCATCTGGGGACCGTACTTCCTCATTCCGCTCCTTCTCGGCACTGGCCTCTATCTGACGATTCGCCTCGGCGGACTGCAGTTCCTCAAACTCGGCGCCGCTCTGCGTCTCGGCATCCTTCGACGCAAGGATGCCGGATCCGAGGGCGACATCTCCCAGTTCCAAGCACTCACGACGGCGCTCGCGGCGACCGTCGGAACCGGCAACATCGTCGGCGTCGCGACGGCCATCGGCATCGGCGGACCCGGCGCGCTGTTCTGGATGTGGGTGACGGGCCTTCTCGGGATGGCGTCCAAATACTCCGAAGCGTTCCTCGGTGTGAGATTCCGCGGCACCGACGCCGCCGGCGAGAAGTCGGGCGGTCCCCAGTACTACCTCGAGCGCGGCATCAAGGGCCCGCTCGGCAAGATCCTCGGCCTGTCCTTCGCGATCTTCGCCGTCATCGCCTGCTTCGGCATCGGCAACATGACACAGGGAAACTCGATAGCGACGAACGTCGAGTCGAGCTTCCACGTGCCGACGTGGGTCACCGGCATCATCCTCACGGTGCTCGCCCTCATGGTGCTCGTGGGCGGAATCAAGTCGATCGGCAAGGTCACGGCCGGCTTCGTGCCCATCATGATCATCTTCTACGTGATCGGCGCCCTCTACATCCTCATCGCCAACATCGGCGAGGTGCCGGCGGCGTTCGCGCAGATCTTCACCGACGCGTTCACGGGAACGAGCGCGGTCGGCGGCTTCGCTGGCTCCGCCATCATCATCGCCGTGCAGTTCGGCGTCGCACGCGGCATCTTCTCCAACGAGTCCGGCATGGGATCTGCGGCGATCGCTGCCGCCGCCGCGCAGACGAGCCACCCGGTTCGGCAGGGACTCGTGTCGATGACGCAGACCTTCATCGACACCATCATCGTGGTCTCCTGCACGGGACTCGTCATCATCACGACCGGCACCTGGAACGAGATCGACCCGAACACCGGTGAGCAGATCTCCGCGGCGCTCATGACCGGCGAGGCGTTCTCCCACGGCCTCCCCGGCGAATGGGGGCACTGGATCGTGACGATCGGCCTGGTTATGTTCGCGTTCTCGACGATCCTCGGCTGGTCGTACTACGGCGAGCGCAACATCGAGCGACTCCTCGGCCGGCGGGCGGTGATGCCGTTCCGCATCGTGTTCTCGCTCATCGTCTTCATCGGCTGCACGGTCGAGCTCGGCGTCGTCTGGGCGTTCTCCGACATGATGAACGGACTCATGGCGCTGCCGAACCTCATCGGCCTGCTCATCCTCTCCGGGCTCATCGCCCGGGAGACGAAGCACTACCTCTCCCACGATCCGACCCTCGAGGCGACGACCGAGCAGGTCCAGGAGTTCATGGCCGGCCAGCCGGGCTGGGAGGACTGGAAGTCCCGCGACGTCGTCGGCTCGAGCCGAACCATGTGA
- the tsaE gene encoding tRNA (adenosine(37)-N6)-threonylcarbamoyltransferase complex ATPase subunit type 1 TsaE, translating into MIQIPSTTVLDTADDMHAFGVELGRTLSAGDLLVLTGPLGAGKTTLTRGIGEGLGVRGPVTSPTFVLARTHPSLSGGAPLVHVDAYRLGDAMELDDLDIDFAGSVVVVEWGRGMLHGVAESWLEVEIDRPTGAVEAVHGDGTDAGDEADEPRTVRISRGAASA; encoded by the coding sequence ATGATCCAGATTCCCTCCACGACCGTGCTCGACACCGCCGACGACATGCACGCCTTCGGCGTCGAGCTCGGGCGGACGCTGAGCGCGGGCGACCTGCTCGTGCTCACCGGTCCGCTCGGCGCCGGCAAGACAACGCTCACGCGCGGCATCGGCGAGGGCCTCGGCGTGCGCGGGCCGGTCACGAGCCCCACGTTCGTTCTCGCCCGCACCCACCCGAGCCTTTCCGGTGGCGCGCCGCTCGTGCACGTCGACGCGTACCGCCTCGGCGACGCGATGGAACTTGACGACCTCGACATCGACTTCGCGGGCAGCGTCGTCGTCGTCGAATGGGGCAGGGGCATGCTGCACGGCGTCGCCGAGTCGTGGCTCGAGGTCGAGATCGACCGTCCGACGGGAGCCGTCGAGGCCGTCCACGGGGACGGGACGGATGCCGGCGACGAGGCCGACGAGCCCCGCACCGTGCGCATCAGCAGGGGCGCCGCCAGCGCGTAG
- a CDS encoding holo-ACP synthase — MIVGIGVDLVDLARFERAVDRTPRLRERLFAESERMLPLRSLAGRYAAKEALIKALGSSDGVRWLDIVVDKSPAGDPGFTLSGSTADVVRRRGITALHLSMTHDAGAAIAFVVAERAEEAGA, encoded by the coding sequence GTGATCGTCGGAATCGGCGTCGACCTCGTCGACCTCGCGCGCTTCGAGCGGGCCGTCGACCGCACGCCTCGACTGCGTGAGCGGCTGTTCGCTGAGAGCGAACGGATGCTGCCGCTGCGCTCGCTCGCGGGCCGCTACGCCGCGAAAGAGGCGCTCATCAAGGCGCTCGGCAGCTCCGACGGTGTGCGCTGGCTCGACATCGTCGTGGACAAGTCGCCCGCGGGCGACCCGGGATTCACCCTATCCGGGTCGACGGCCGACGTCGTGCGGCGACGCGGGATCACGGCGCTGCACCTGTCGATGACTCACGATGCGGGAGCGGCCATCGCTTTCGTCGTCGCCGAGCGCGCAGAGGAGGCGGGCGCATGA
- the tsaB gene encoding tRNA (adenosine(37)-N6)-threonylcarbamoyltransferase complex dimerization subunit type 1 TsaB, protein MLLAIDSSIGTSVAVVDHDRGIIAERSSDDTRGHAEVVGALIRNVLEAAGVRPAELSAVAAGMGPGPFTGLRIGIAAARAFAFGAGKPVVPVVSHDAIAADWYAAGGTGELLVTSDARRREVYWSRYSGMDAAGLPIRVDGPGLAKPADVEAGEATRFDAVRVPAGQLGMIAENTWAAGRAFAADEPLYLRSPDVSPSAGKRVTA, encoded by the coding sequence GTGCTTCTCGCCATCGACTCGTCCATCGGAACCTCCGTCGCGGTCGTCGACCACGATCGCGGCATCATCGCCGAACGCTCGAGCGACGACACTCGCGGGCACGCCGAGGTCGTCGGAGCGCTCATCCGCAACGTGCTCGAGGCGGCGGGCGTGCGCCCGGCCGAGCTCTCCGCGGTCGCCGCGGGCATGGGCCCCGGGCCCTTCACAGGACTGCGCATCGGCATCGCCGCAGCGCGCGCGTTCGCGTTCGGCGCCGGCAAGCCCGTGGTTCCGGTCGTCAGCCACGACGCGATCGCGGCCGACTGGTACGCGGCCGGCGGAACGGGGGAGCTGCTCGTCACGAGCGATGCCCGCCGCCGCGAGGTGTACTGGTCGCGCTACAGCGGAATGGATGCCGCCGGGCTGCCGATCCGCGTCGACGGGCCCGGCCTTGCCAAGCCGGCCGACGTCGAGGCGGGGGAGGCGACGCGATTCGACGCCGTCCGCGTTCCCGCGGGGCAGCTCGGCATGATCGCCGAGAACACGTGGGCAGCGGGCCGTGCCTTCGCGGCCGACGAGCCGCTGTATCTGCGCTCGCCCGATGTGTCGCCCTCCGCGGGCAAGCGAGTGACGGCGTGA
- the glmS gene encoding glutamine--fructose-6-phosphate transaminase (isomerizing): MCGIVGYVGQRDSIDVLMNGLSRLEYRGYDSAGVAVIGEDGTLSTRKRAGKLAVLAEDVAESPVPQSSTGIGHTRWATHGGPTDDNAHPHLSADGKLALIHNGIIENFAAIRDELLAEGYTFASETDTEAAAILLGREYEKTGDLRAAFRRVVGRLEGAFTLLAVHQDEPDLVVGARQNSPLVIGLGEGENFLGSDVAAFVEFTRYALAIGEGQMVAITPEGVEVTDFEGNPVESTPFEVQWDASAADKGGWSSFMAKEISEEPEAVANTVRGRVGDDGLVHIPELEGLDELFGTISRVVVVACGTASYAGMVGKYAIEKWTKLPVEVALSHEFRYSDPVIDEHTLVVSISQSGETMDTLMAVKYAAAHGAKTLSICNTQGATIPRESDAVVYTHAGPEVAVASTKAFVAQITALYLFGLHLARVRGTLSEQALAENIAQLQSVPDKIAEVLTQQDEIAQLAHWMSDSRAVLFLGRHVGYPIALEGALKLKELAYIHAEGFAAGELKHGPIALIEPGQPVFVVVPSPRGSQTMHAKVVSNIQEIRARGAKIIAIAEEGDVAVLPFADTVVRVPLAAPLFEPLLAVIPTQIFAMELATAKGLDVDQPRNLAKSVTVE; this comes from the coding sequence ATGTGTGGAATTGTGGGATACGTCGGCCAGCGCGACAGCATCGACGTACTGATGAACGGCCTCAGCAGGCTGGAATACCGCGGATACGACTCGGCGGGCGTCGCCGTCATCGGCGAAGACGGAACCCTGAGCACGCGCAAGCGCGCCGGCAAGCTCGCCGTTCTCGCGGAGGACGTCGCGGAGTCTCCCGTTCCGCAGAGCAGCACGGGCATCGGACACACGCGCTGGGCCACGCACGGCGGACCGACCGATGACAACGCCCACCCGCACTTGAGCGCCGACGGAAAGCTCGCGCTCATCCACAACGGCATCATCGAGAACTTCGCGGCGATCCGTGACGAGCTGCTCGCCGAGGGCTACACCTTCGCAAGTGAGACGGACACCGAGGCTGCCGCGATCCTGCTCGGCCGCGAATACGAGAAGACGGGCGACCTGCGTGCGGCGTTCCGACGCGTCGTGGGCCGCCTCGAGGGCGCGTTCACCCTCCTCGCCGTGCACCAGGACGAGCCCGACCTCGTCGTCGGCGCCCGCCAGAACTCCCCGCTCGTCATCGGGTTGGGCGAGGGCGAGAACTTCCTCGGCTCCGACGTCGCCGCTTTCGTCGAGTTCACGCGCTACGCCCTCGCGATCGGCGAGGGCCAGATGGTCGCGATCACGCCCGAGGGCGTCGAGGTCACCGACTTCGAGGGCAACCCCGTCGAGTCCACGCCCTTCGAAGTGCAGTGGGACGCGTCCGCCGCCGACAAGGGCGGCTGGTCGAGCTTCATGGCCAAGGAGATCAGCGAAGAGCCCGAGGCCGTGGCGAACACGGTCCGCGGTCGCGTCGGAGATGACGGGCTCGTGCACATTCCCGAGCTCGAGGGTCTCGACGAGCTTTTCGGCACGATCTCCCGCGTCGTCGTCGTCGCGTGCGGCACCGCCTCGTACGCCGGCATGGTCGGCAAGTACGCCATCGAGAAGTGGACGAAGCTTCCCGTCGAGGTCGCCCTCAGCCACGAGTTCCGCTACAGCGACCCCGTCATCGACGAGCACACGCTCGTCGTCTCGATCAGCCAGTCCGGCGAGACCATGGACACGCTCATGGCCGTCAAGTACGCCGCGGCCCACGGCGCGAAGACGCTCTCGATCTGCAACACGCAGGGCGCGACGATCCCGCGCGAGTCCGACGCCGTCGTCTACACGCACGCCGGCCCCGAGGTCGCTGTCGCGTCGACGAAGGCCTTCGTCGCGCAGATCACGGCCCTTTACCTGTTCGGCCTGCACCTCGCACGCGTTCGCGGCACCCTGTCCGAGCAGGCGCTCGCCGAGAACATCGCGCAGCTGCAGTCGGTGCCCGACAAGATCGCCGAGGTGCTCACCCAGCAGGACGAGATCGCCCAGCTCGCGCACTGGATGAGCGACTCCCGTGCGGTGCTGTTCCTCGGCCGCCACGTCGGCTACCCGATCGCGCTCGAGGGCGCGCTCAAGCTCAAGGAGCTCGCCTACATCCACGCCGAGGGCTTCGCCGCGGGCGAGCTCAAGCACGGCCCCATCGCCCTGATCGAGCCTGGCCAGCCCGTCTTCGTCGTCGTGCCGAGCCCGCGCGGCTCGCAGACGATGCACGCGAAGGTCGTCTCCAACATTCAGGAGATCCGCGCCCGCGGAGCGAAGATCATCGCGATCGCGGAGGAGGGCGACGTCGCCGTGCTGCCGTTCGCCGACACCGTCGTGCGCGTCCCTCTCGCAGCGCCGCTGTTCGAGCCGCTTCTCGCCGTCATCCCGACGCAGATCTTCGCGATGGAGCTCGCCACGGCGAAGGGGCTCGACGTCGACCAGCCGCGCAACCTCGCCAAGTCGGTGACCGTCGAGTAG
- a CDS encoding FAD-dependent oxidoreductase, translating to MDTIDVELAVIGWGKGGKTLARTLASSGRKIALIEQSPRMYGGSCINVACVPTKALITSASTRRDSDDPDNWFTTSVVRRDTLTGAMNDVNFHMVDDLDSATVIDGRARFVEPRRLEVETAGGTVTVLAQNVVVNVGTTPGRTRIPGADEPGVYDSTTIQHASPRPSRLVIIGAGVVGVEFATMFAGFGTQVDLLGRSERLLPGRDRAAVAELEKDLRDAGIGMHLGFSVDRIERVGHEFTVHAGERTWNGDAVLLASGRSVPTDDLGLDAAGIDVDERGYIVVDEKLRTSADGVYAVGDCNGGPQQTYISLDDFRIVLDQLTGDATRSTADRTAVPTTIFTVPPFASVGLTAEQAAAAGHSVLASSKPVAKIAACPRPKILGDPRGVISFVVDAHTDAVLGCTWYSVDAQDVINLVSLAMDAGVTATQLRNRIYTHPSTAEAMNEVLGELTPFEG from the coding sequence ATGGACACCATCGACGTGGAGCTTGCAGTGATCGGCTGGGGCAAAGGCGGCAAGACCCTCGCGCGAACCCTCGCTTCCTCGGGCCGGAAGATCGCACTGATCGAGCAGTCGCCGCGCATGTACGGCGGCTCGTGCATCAACGTCGCCTGCGTGCCGACGAAGGCTCTCATCACGAGTGCGAGCACGCGCCGTGATTCCGATGATCCGGACAACTGGTTCACCACGTCCGTCGTGCGTCGCGACACCCTCACGGGCGCCATGAACGACGTGAACTTCCACATGGTCGACGATCTCGACTCGGCAACCGTGATCGACGGCCGAGCGCGATTCGTGGAACCGAGGCGCCTCGAGGTCGAGACGGCCGGCGGGACCGTCACGGTGCTCGCGCAGAACGTCGTCGTCAACGTGGGGACGACGCCGGGCCGCACGCGGATTCCGGGCGCAGACGAGCCGGGAGTGTACGACTCGACGACGATTCAGCACGCGTCCCCGCGGCCCTCGCGGCTCGTCATCATCGGCGCGGGCGTCGTGGGCGTCGAGTTCGCGACGATGTTCGCGGGCTTCGGCACGCAGGTCGACCTGCTCGGACGGTCCGAGCGCCTGCTGCCCGGCCGCGACCGGGCGGCCGTCGCAGAGCTCGAGAAGGACCTGAGGGACGCCGGGATCGGCATGCACCTCGGGTTCTCGGTCGACCGGATCGAACGGGTGGGGCACGAGTTCACCGTGCACGCGGGCGAGCGGACCTGGAACGGCGACGCCGTGCTTCTCGCGTCCGGGCGTTCGGTCCCGACCGACGACCTCGGCCTCGATGCGGCCGGAATCGACGTGGACGAGCGCGGGTACATCGTCGTCGACGAGAAGCTGCGCACGAGCGCGGACGGCGTCTACGCCGTGGGCGACTGCAACGGCGGCCCGCAGCAGACGTACATCTCGCTCGACGACTTCCGCATCGTGCTCGACCAGTTGACCGGCGATGCGACCCGATCGACGGCAGACCGCACAGCGGTGCCGACGACGATCTTCACCGTTCCGCCGTTCGCATCCGTCGGGCTGACAGCCGAGCAGGCAGCGGCCGCGGGACATTCCGTTCTCGCCTCGAGCAAGCCCGTCGCGAAGATAGCCGCGTGCCCGCGACCCAAGATCCTGGGCGACCCGCGCGGCGTGATCTCGTTCGTCGTCGACGCGCACACCGATGCCGTGCTCGGCTGCACCTGGTATTCCGTCGACGCGCAGGACGTGATCAACCTCGTCTCGCTCGCGATGGACGCCGGAGTGACGGCGACGCAGCTGAGGAACCGCATCTACACGCACCCGTCGACGGCCGAAGCGATGAACGAAGTGCTCGGCGAGCTCACGCCGTTCGAGGGGTGA
- the tsaD gene encoding tRNA (adenosine(37)-N6)-threonylcarbamoyltransferase complex transferase subunit TsaD, whose protein sequence is MNRENPLVLGIETSCDETGIGIVRGSQLLSNTISSSMEQHARYGGVVPEVAARAHLEALGPALTAAVDEAGIAVSDIDAVAVTSGPGLSGALMVGVGAAKALALSLGKPIYAVNHLVGHVGADILDDRGEPFEYPTIALLVSGGHTSLLLVRDLTSDVELLGETIDDAAGEAFDKVARILGLPYPGGPQIDKAAAEGDPTAIRFPRGLSLPKDMAKHRYDFSFSGLKTAVARWVEQKQDAGEVVPVADVAASFREAVADVLLTKAVNACNDYGVPRLLLGGGVVANKRIRELAVERTDAAGIALRIPPLSLCTDNGAMIAALAAQRIMAGHEPSTLDFGADSTLPVTEIQVA, encoded by the coding sequence ATGAACCGCGAGAACCCGCTCGTGCTCGGCATCGAGACGAGCTGCGACGAGACCGGAATCGGCATCGTGCGCGGCTCGCAGCTGCTGTCGAACACGATCTCCTCGTCGATGGAGCAGCACGCGCGCTACGGCGGCGTCGTGCCCGAGGTCGCCGCGCGCGCCCACCTCGAAGCCCTCGGCCCCGCCCTCACCGCTGCCGTCGACGAGGCCGGCATCGCCGTGAGCGACATCGACGCCGTCGCCGTCACGAGCGGCCCCGGTCTCTCGGGCGCCCTCATGGTCGGGGTCGGCGCTGCGAAGGCGCTCGCGCTGTCGCTCGGCAAGCCCATCTACGCCGTCAACCACCTCGTCGGACACGTCGGCGCCGACATCCTCGACGACCGCGGCGAGCCGTTCGAGTACCCCACGATCGCGCTGCTCGTGTCGGGCGGTCACACCTCGCTGCTTCTCGTGCGCGACCTCACGAGCGACGTCGAGCTGCTCGGGGAGACGATCGACGACGCGGCGGGGGAGGCGTTCGACAAGGTCGCGCGCATCCTCGGCCTGCCGTACCCGGGCGGCCCTCAGATCGACAAGGCCGCCGCCGAGGGGGACCCGACGGCGATCCGCTTCCCCCGCGGACTGAGCCTGCCGAAGGACATGGCGAAGCACCGCTACGACTTCTCGTTCTCGGGACTCAAGACCGCTGTCGCGCGTTGGGTCGAGCAGAAGCAGGATGCCGGCGAAGTCGTGCCCGTCGCGGACGTCGCCGCATCGTTCCGCGAGGCCGTCGCCGACGTGCTGCTCACCAAGGCCGTGAACGCCTGCAACGACTACGGCGTGCCCCGACTGCTTCTCGGCGGAGGCGTCGTCGCGAACAAGCGCATTCGCGAGCTCGCGGTGGAGAGAACGGATGCCGCCGGCATCGCGCTGCGCATCCCGCCGCTGTCGCTGTGCACCGACAACGGCGCCATGATCGCCGCGCTCGCCGCCCAGCGCATCATGGCCGGGCACGAGCCCTCGACGCTCGATTTCGGTGCTGACTCGACGCTCCCGGTGACCGAGATTCAGGTAGCGTGA
- the rimI gene encoding ribosomal protein S18-alanine N-acetyltransferase, with protein sequence MSALRRATADDLDAIMLLETVTFAPDDWSRDSMRAELESEHTRYLVAEAEDGAIIGYAGVLAPSGSTDADIQTIAVAAEQRRAGIGRALMRALIAHAASVGARAVFLEVRADNPSAQELYRTLGFSEIGVRPRYYRGGIDAVVMKLDHPENRTGAA encoded by the coding sequence GTGAGCGCGCTGCGTCGTGCGACCGCGGACGACCTCGACGCGATAATGCTGCTCGAGACGGTCACGTTCGCACCCGACGACTGGTCGCGCGACTCGATGCGCGCCGAGCTCGAGAGCGAGCACACGCGCTACCTCGTCGCCGAAGCGGAGGACGGCGCGATCATCGGCTATGCCGGAGTCCTCGCGCCGAGCGGCAGCACCGACGCGGACATCCAGACGATCGCCGTCGCAGCCGAGCAGCGCCGCGCCGGCATCGGCCGCGCCCTCATGCGCGCGCTCATCGCGCATGCGGCATCCGTCGGCGCTCGCGCCGTGTTCCTCGAGGTGCGCGCCGACAACCCCTCGGCCCAAGAGCTGTACCGCACGCTCGGCTTCAGCGAGATCGGCGTGCGTCCCCGCTACTACCGCGGCGGCATCGACGCCGTCGTGATGAAGCTCGACCACCCCGAAAACCGCACAGGAGCAGCATGA